The Tigriopus californicus strain San Diego chromosome 5, Tcal_SD_v2.1, whole genome shotgun sequence genome includes a region encoding these proteins:
- the LOC131880456 gene encoding phosphatidylinositol-binding clathrin assembly protein LAP-like isoform X7 — MAANGQTLNDRILAARHSLAGQGLAKAVCKATTEELNGPKRKHLDYLLRCTDEPNVSIPTLANLLLERTQSPNWIVVFKSLVTIHHLQCYGHERFTQYLASSNTNFQLSNFLDKSGVQVGQVRGYDMSPFVRRYAKYLREKSVSYRTVAFDFCKVKRGKEGGTLRTMNADKLLKTLPILQDQVDSLIEFEATPQDLNNGVINSAFMLLFRDLIRLFACYNDGVINLLEKYFEMHKKHAREALDIYKKFLIRMDRVADFLKVAENVGIDKGDIPDLAKAPSSLLEALDGHLANLEGRKPGSNATSPTGAAGRVNVAAAVSVLSSTSSSFGNSSNIDEKLQKQYLADEEKAMAAYKNKAGTNPFAQAESQGGSGGGEETPNILDLFGVSGAEASAAAVQSNESSSDPSKASDDLLQLAGNPFASVMSNQTQSNSSMFGEGSSFGESAAPVNANGFFGMSSSSSSSFFSQPTTTGGAFVTSPQFPGGRAPTSMTPSMLAPMPHQQQYQMSPSFGSDQSFNNAFGNLNGQNNNSSADVGASFFGEILQPQNKPNGANGHSGTVDPASGKLVAGDLDASLANLTSNLNLASGGSKRSMGMNQRARGPPMAAGANASSRLGQPPQFPC; from the exons ATGGCGGCCAATGGACAGACCTTGAACGATCGGATCTTGGCTGCGCGCCACTCCTTGGCCGGCCAAGGCTTAGCCAAGGCCGTGTGCAAGGCCACCACCGAGGAGTTGAATGGACCCAAACGCAAACATCTGGATT ATTTGCTTCGTTGTACGGATGAGCCCAACGTGTCCATTCCCACCTTGGCCAATCTGCTCTTGGAACGCACACAAAGTCCCAATTGGATCGTCGTGTTCAAGAGTCTCGTTACCATCCATCACTTGCAATGCTACGGACACGAG CGCTTCACCCAGTATTTGGCCTCGAGCAATACCAACTTCCAATTGAGTAACTTCCTGGACAAGAGCGGCGTGCAAG TTGGACAAGTACGCG GATATGACATGTCTCCATTTGTTCGGCGATACGCCAAGTATTTGCGAGAAAAGTCAGTCTCATATCGCACCGTGGCCTTTGATTTCTGCAAAGTAAAACGCGG GAAGGAAGGTGGCACATTGCGAACGATGAACGCCGACAAATTATTGAAAACCTTGCCCATACTCCAAGACCAAGTGGACTCGCTCATCGAGTTTGAAGCCACCCCTCAAGACTTGAACAACGGAGTAATCAACTCTGCGTTCATGTTGCTCTTCAGAGATCTGATCCGTCTGTTTGCTTGTTACAACGATGGTGTTATTAATCTACTAG AAAAATACTTTGAGATGCACAAGAAGCATGCCCGTGAAGCCTTGGATATCTACAAGAAGTTCCTGATCCGCATGGACCGCGTGGCGGATTTCTTAAAAGTGGCCGAG AACGTAGGCATTGATAAAGGAGACATTCCTGACCTGGCCAAG GCCCCAAGCAGTTTATTGGAGGCTCTCGATGGTCATTTGGCCAACTTGGAAGGACGTAAACCTGGATCAAACGCCACATCGCCCACCGGGGCCGCCGGCAG AGTGAACGTGGCCGCAGCAGTCAGTGTCTTGTCTTCCACAAGCAGCTCATTCGGAAATTCGTCGAACATTGACgagaaattgcaaaaacaaTACCTGGCGGATGAGGAGAAGGCCATGGCCGCATACAAG AACAAGGCGGGCACGAACCCGTTCGCCCAAGCGGAGTCCCAGGGTGGATCGGGAGGCGGTGAAGAGACGCCCAATATATTAGATCTATTCGGTGTGAGTGGAGCCGAGGCGAGTGCGGCGGCGGTGCAGAGTAACGAGAGTTCAAGTGATCCTAGTAAAGCATCTGATGATCTGCTTCAATTGGCGGGCAATCCGTTTGCTTCCGTCATGTCGAATCAAACTCAATCCAACTCGTCCATGTTTGGCGAGGGCTCCAGTTTTGGAGAGTCAGCCGCTCCAGTCAATGCGAACG GTTTCTTTGGcatgtcgtcgtcgtcgtcttcctcttttttctctcaacCCACCACCACTGGGGGTGCTTTTGTGACCTCGCCTCAGTTTCCGGGCGGGAGAGCCCCCACAAGTATGACGCCCTCCATGTTGGCACCCATGCctcatcaacaacaatatcaaATGTCGCCCAGTTTTGGTAGTGATCAGTCATTCAATAATGCATTTGGAAATCTGAATGGCCAGAACAACAATTCCTCAGCAG ATGTGGGTGCGAGCTTCTTTGGCGAGATTCTTCAGCCTCAAAACAAGCCCAACGGTGCGAATGGTCACTCAGGAACCGTGGATCCGGCTTCGGGCAAGCTCGTGGCCGGGGATTTGGATGCCAGTCTGGCCAACCTGACCTCAAATCTAAACCTCGCTTCAGGGGGTTCCAA AAGATCTATGGGAATGAATCAACGGGCTCGAGGTCCGCCCATGGCCGCTGGTGCGAACGCCTCGTCTCGTTTGGGCCAACCCCCGCAATTTCCATGCTGA
- the LOC131880456 gene encoding phosphatidylinositol-binding clathrin assembly protein LAP-like isoform X3, translating to MAANGQTLNDRILAARHSLAGQGLAKAVCKATTEELNGPKRKHLDYLLRCTDEPNVSIPTLANLLLERTQSPNWIVVFKSLVTIHHLQCYGHERFTQYLASSNTNFQLSNFLDKSGVQDRWQAMLAHAVVIDPYARAVLKHSAERVRAIGYDMSPFVRRYAKYLREKSVSYRTVAFDFCKVKRGKEGGTLRTMNADKLLKTLPILQDQVDSLIEFEATPQDLNNGVINSAFMLLFRDLIRLFACYNDGVINLLEKYFEMHKKHAREALDIYKKFLIRMDRVADFLKVAENVGIDKGDIPDLAKAPSSLLEALDGHLANLEGRKPGSNATSPTGAAGRVNVAAAVSVLSSTSSSFGNSSNIDEKLQKQYLADEEKAMAAYKNKAGTNPFAQAESQGGSGGGEETPNILDLFGVSGAEASAAAVQSNESSSDPSKASDDLLQLAGNPFASVMSNQTQSNSSMFGEGSSFGESAAPVNANGFFGMSSSSSSSFFSQPTTTGGAFVTSPQFPGGRAPTSMTPSMLAPMPHQQQYQMSPSFGSDQSFNNAFGNLNGQNNNSSADVGASFFGEILQPQNKPNGANGHSGTVDPASGKLVAGDLDASLANLTSNLNLASGGSKRSMGMNQRARGPPMAAGANASSRLGQPPQFPC from the exons ATGGCGGCCAATGGACAGACCTTGAACGATCGGATCTTGGCTGCGCGCCACTCCTTGGCCGGCCAAGGCTTAGCCAAGGCCGTGTGCAAGGCCACCACCGAGGAGTTGAATGGACCCAAACGCAAACATCTGGATT ATTTGCTTCGTTGTACGGATGAGCCCAACGTGTCCATTCCCACCTTGGCCAATCTGCTCTTGGAACGCACACAAAGTCCCAATTGGATCGTCGTGTTCAAGAGTCTCGTTACCATCCATCACTTGCAATGCTACGGACACGAG CGCTTCACCCAGTATTTGGCCTCGAGCAATACCAACTTCCAATTGAGTAACTTCCTGGACAAGAGCGGCGTGCAAG ATCGCTGGCAAGCCATGTTAGCCCACGCCGTGGTCATCGATCCATATGCCCGGGCAGTTCTGAAGCATTCGGCTGAGCGCGTACGAGCCATAG GATATGACATGTCTCCATTTGTTCGGCGATACGCCAAGTATTTGCGAGAAAAGTCAGTCTCATATCGCACCGTGGCCTTTGATTTCTGCAAAGTAAAACGCGG GAAGGAAGGTGGCACATTGCGAACGATGAACGCCGACAAATTATTGAAAACCTTGCCCATACTCCAAGACCAAGTGGACTCGCTCATCGAGTTTGAAGCCACCCCTCAAGACTTGAACAACGGAGTAATCAACTCTGCGTTCATGTTGCTCTTCAGAGATCTGATCCGTCTGTTTGCTTGTTACAACGATGGTGTTATTAATCTACTAG AAAAATACTTTGAGATGCACAAGAAGCATGCCCGTGAAGCCTTGGATATCTACAAGAAGTTCCTGATCCGCATGGACCGCGTGGCGGATTTCTTAAAAGTGGCCGAG AACGTAGGCATTGATAAAGGAGACATTCCTGACCTGGCCAAG GCCCCAAGCAGTTTATTGGAGGCTCTCGATGGTCATTTGGCCAACTTGGAAGGACGTAAACCTGGATCAAACGCCACATCGCCCACCGGGGCCGCCGGCAG AGTGAACGTGGCCGCAGCAGTCAGTGTCTTGTCTTCCACAAGCAGCTCATTCGGAAATTCGTCGAACATTGACgagaaattgcaaaaacaaTACCTGGCGGATGAGGAGAAGGCCATGGCCGCATACAAG AACAAGGCGGGCACGAACCCGTTCGCCCAAGCGGAGTCCCAGGGTGGATCGGGAGGCGGTGAAGAGACGCCCAATATATTAGATCTATTCGGTGTGAGTGGAGCCGAGGCGAGTGCGGCGGCGGTGCAGAGTAACGAGAGTTCAAGTGATCCTAGTAAAGCATCTGATGATCTGCTTCAATTGGCGGGCAATCCGTTTGCTTCCGTCATGTCGAATCAAACTCAATCCAACTCGTCCATGTTTGGCGAGGGCTCCAGTTTTGGAGAGTCAGCCGCTCCAGTCAATGCGAACG GTTTCTTTGGcatgtcgtcgtcgtcgtcttcctcttttttctctcaacCCACCACCACTGGGGGTGCTTTTGTGACCTCGCCTCAGTTTCCGGGCGGGAGAGCCCCCACAAGTATGACGCCCTCCATGTTGGCACCCATGCctcatcaacaacaatatcaaATGTCGCCCAGTTTTGGTAGTGATCAGTCATTCAATAATGCATTTGGAAATCTGAATGGCCAGAACAACAATTCCTCAGCAG ATGTGGGTGCGAGCTTCTTTGGCGAGATTCTTCAGCCTCAAAACAAGCCCAACGGTGCGAATGGTCACTCAGGAACCGTGGATCCGGCTTCGGGCAAGCTCGTGGCCGGGGATTTGGATGCCAGTCTGGCCAACCTGACCTCAAATCTAAACCTCGCTTCAGGGGGTTCCAA AAGATCTATGGGAATGAATCAACGGGCTCGAGGTCCGCCCATGGCCGCTGGTGCGAACGCCTCGTCTCGTTTGGGCCAACCCCCGCAATTTCCATGCTGA
- the LOC131880456 gene encoding phosphatidylinositol-binding clathrin assembly protein LAP-like isoform X6, with protein MAANGQTLNDRILAARHSLAGQGLAKAVCKATTEELNGPKRKHLDYLLRCTDEPNVSIPTLANLLLERTQSPNWIVVFKSLVTIHHLQCYGHERFTQYLASSNTNFQLSNFLDKSGVQDRWQAMLAHAVVIDPYARAVLKHSAERVRAIGDGCGRVGYDMSPFVRRYAKYLREKSVSYRTVAFDFCKVKRGKEGGTLRTMNADKLLKTLPILQDQVDSLIEFEATPQDLNNGVINSAFMLLFRDLIRLFACYNDGVINLLEKYFEMHKKHAREALDIYKKFLIRMDRVADFLKVAENVGIDKGDIPDLAKAPSSLLEALDGHLANLEGRKPGSNATSPTGAAGRVNVAAAVSVLSSTSSSFGNSSNIDEKLQKQYLADEEKAMAAYKNKAGTNPFAQAESQGGSGGGEETPNILDLFGVSGAEASAAAVQSNESSSDPSKASDDLLQLAGNPFASVMSNQTQSNSSMFGEGSSFGESAAPVNANGFFGMSSSSSSSFFSQPTTTGGAFVTSPQFPGGRAPTSMTPSMLAPMPHQQQYQMSPSFGSDQSFNNAFGNLNGQNNNSSADVGASFFGEILQPQNKPNGANGHSGTVDPASGKLVAGDLDASLANLTSNLNLASGGSNPP; from the exons ATGGCGGCCAATGGACAGACCTTGAACGATCGGATCTTGGCTGCGCGCCACTCCTTGGCCGGCCAAGGCTTAGCCAAGGCCGTGTGCAAGGCCACCACCGAGGAGTTGAATGGACCCAAACGCAAACATCTGGATT ATTTGCTTCGTTGTACGGATGAGCCCAACGTGTCCATTCCCACCTTGGCCAATCTGCTCTTGGAACGCACACAAAGTCCCAATTGGATCGTCGTGTTCAAGAGTCTCGTTACCATCCATCACTTGCAATGCTACGGACACGAG CGCTTCACCCAGTATTTGGCCTCGAGCAATACCAACTTCCAATTGAGTAACTTCCTGGACAAGAGCGGCGTGCAAG ATCGCTGGCAAGCCATGTTAGCCCACGCCGTGGTCATCGATCCATATGCCCGGGCAGTTCTGAAGCATTCGGCTGAGCGCGTACGAGCCATAGGTGATGGGTGTGGGCGTGTAG GATATGACATGTCTCCATTTGTTCGGCGATACGCCAAGTATTTGCGAGAAAAGTCAGTCTCATATCGCACCGTGGCCTTTGATTTCTGCAAAGTAAAACGCGG GAAGGAAGGTGGCACATTGCGAACGATGAACGCCGACAAATTATTGAAAACCTTGCCCATACTCCAAGACCAAGTGGACTCGCTCATCGAGTTTGAAGCCACCCCTCAAGACTTGAACAACGGAGTAATCAACTCTGCGTTCATGTTGCTCTTCAGAGATCTGATCCGTCTGTTTGCTTGTTACAACGATGGTGTTATTAATCTACTAG AAAAATACTTTGAGATGCACAAGAAGCATGCCCGTGAAGCCTTGGATATCTACAAGAAGTTCCTGATCCGCATGGACCGCGTGGCGGATTTCTTAAAAGTGGCCGAG AACGTAGGCATTGATAAAGGAGACATTCCTGACCTGGCCAAG GCCCCAAGCAGTTTATTGGAGGCTCTCGATGGTCATTTGGCCAACTTGGAAGGACGTAAACCTGGATCAAACGCCACATCGCCCACCGGGGCCGCCGGCAG AGTGAACGTGGCCGCAGCAGTCAGTGTCTTGTCTTCCACAAGCAGCTCATTCGGAAATTCGTCGAACATTGACgagaaattgcaaaaacaaTACCTGGCGGATGAGGAGAAGGCCATGGCCGCATACAAG AACAAGGCGGGCACGAACCCGTTCGCCCAAGCGGAGTCCCAGGGTGGATCGGGAGGCGGTGAAGAGACGCCCAATATATTAGATCTATTCGGTGTGAGTGGAGCCGAGGCGAGTGCGGCGGCGGTGCAGAGTAACGAGAGTTCAAGTGATCCTAGTAAAGCATCTGATGATCTGCTTCAATTGGCGGGCAATCCGTTTGCTTCCGTCATGTCGAATCAAACTCAATCCAACTCGTCCATGTTTGGCGAGGGCTCCAGTTTTGGAGAGTCAGCCGCTCCAGTCAATGCGAACG GTTTCTTTGGcatgtcgtcgtcgtcgtcttcctcttttttctctcaacCCACCACCACTGGGGGTGCTTTTGTGACCTCGCCTCAGTTTCCGGGCGGGAGAGCCCCCACAAGTATGACGCCCTCCATGTTGGCACCCATGCctcatcaacaacaatatcaaATGTCGCCCAGTTTTGGTAGTGATCAGTCATTCAATAATGCATTTGGAAATCTGAATGGCCAGAACAACAATTCCTCAGCAG ATGTGGGTGCGAGCTTCTTTGGCGAGATTCTTCAGCCTCAAAACAAGCCCAACGGTGCGAATGGTCACTCAGGAACCGTGGATCCGGCTTCGGGCAAGCTCGTGGCCGGGGATTTGGATGCCAGTCTGGCCAACCTGACCTCAAATCTAAACCTCGCTTCAGGGGGTTCCAA CCCGCCTTAA
- the LOC131880456 gene encoding phosphatidylinositol-binding clathrin assembly protein LAP-like isoform X1 produces the protein MAANGQTLNDRILAARHSLAGQGLAKAVCKATTEELNGPKRKHLDYLLRCTDEPNVSIPTLANLLLERTQSPNWIVVFKSLVTIHHLQCYGHERFTQYLASSNTNFQLSNFLDKSGVQDRWQAMLAHAVVIDPYARAVLKHSAERVRAIGDGCGRVGYDMSPFVRRYAKYLREKSVSYRTVAFDFCKVKRGKEGGTLRTMNADKLLKTLPILQDQVDSLIEFEATPQDLNNGVINSAFMLLFRDLIRLFACYNDGVINLLEKYFEMHKKHAREALDIYKKFLIRMDRVADFLKVAENVGIDKGDIPDLAKAPSSLLEALDGHLANLEGRKPGSNATSPTGAAGRVNVAAAVSVLSSTSSSFGNSSNIDEKLQKQYLADEEKAMAAYKNKAGTNPFAQAESQGGSGGGEETPNILDLFGVSGAEASAAAVQSNESSSDPSKASDDLLQLAGNPFASVMSNQTQSNSSMFGEGSSFGESAAPVNANGFFGMSSSSSSSFFSQPTTTGGAFVTSPQFPGGRAPTSMTPSMLAPMPHQQQYQMSPSFGSDQSFNNAFGNLNGQNNNSSADVGASFFGEILQPQNKPNGANGHSGTVDPASGKLVAGDLDASLANLTSNLNLASGGSKRSMGMNQRARGPPMAAGANASSRLGQPPQFPC, from the exons ATGGCGGCCAATGGACAGACCTTGAACGATCGGATCTTGGCTGCGCGCCACTCCTTGGCCGGCCAAGGCTTAGCCAAGGCCGTGTGCAAGGCCACCACCGAGGAGTTGAATGGACCCAAACGCAAACATCTGGATT ATTTGCTTCGTTGTACGGATGAGCCCAACGTGTCCATTCCCACCTTGGCCAATCTGCTCTTGGAACGCACACAAAGTCCCAATTGGATCGTCGTGTTCAAGAGTCTCGTTACCATCCATCACTTGCAATGCTACGGACACGAG CGCTTCACCCAGTATTTGGCCTCGAGCAATACCAACTTCCAATTGAGTAACTTCCTGGACAAGAGCGGCGTGCAAG ATCGCTGGCAAGCCATGTTAGCCCACGCCGTGGTCATCGATCCATATGCCCGGGCAGTTCTGAAGCATTCGGCTGAGCGCGTACGAGCCATAGGTGATGGGTGTGGGCGTGTAG GATATGACATGTCTCCATTTGTTCGGCGATACGCCAAGTATTTGCGAGAAAAGTCAGTCTCATATCGCACCGTGGCCTTTGATTTCTGCAAAGTAAAACGCGG GAAGGAAGGTGGCACATTGCGAACGATGAACGCCGACAAATTATTGAAAACCTTGCCCATACTCCAAGACCAAGTGGACTCGCTCATCGAGTTTGAAGCCACCCCTCAAGACTTGAACAACGGAGTAATCAACTCTGCGTTCATGTTGCTCTTCAGAGATCTGATCCGTCTGTTTGCTTGTTACAACGATGGTGTTATTAATCTACTAG AAAAATACTTTGAGATGCACAAGAAGCATGCCCGTGAAGCCTTGGATATCTACAAGAAGTTCCTGATCCGCATGGACCGCGTGGCGGATTTCTTAAAAGTGGCCGAG AACGTAGGCATTGATAAAGGAGACATTCCTGACCTGGCCAAG GCCCCAAGCAGTTTATTGGAGGCTCTCGATGGTCATTTGGCCAACTTGGAAGGACGTAAACCTGGATCAAACGCCACATCGCCCACCGGGGCCGCCGGCAG AGTGAACGTGGCCGCAGCAGTCAGTGTCTTGTCTTCCACAAGCAGCTCATTCGGAAATTCGTCGAACATTGACgagaaattgcaaaaacaaTACCTGGCGGATGAGGAGAAGGCCATGGCCGCATACAAG AACAAGGCGGGCACGAACCCGTTCGCCCAAGCGGAGTCCCAGGGTGGATCGGGAGGCGGTGAAGAGACGCCCAATATATTAGATCTATTCGGTGTGAGTGGAGCCGAGGCGAGTGCGGCGGCGGTGCAGAGTAACGAGAGTTCAAGTGATCCTAGTAAAGCATCTGATGATCTGCTTCAATTGGCGGGCAATCCGTTTGCTTCCGTCATGTCGAATCAAACTCAATCCAACTCGTCCATGTTTGGCGAGGGCTCCAGTTTTGGAGAGTCAGCCGCTCCAGTCAATGCGAACG GTTTCTTTGGcatgtcgtcgtcgtcgtcttcctcttttttctctcaacCCACCACCACTGGGGGTGCTTTTGTGACCTCGCCTCAGTTTCCGGGCGGGAGAGCCCCCACAAGTATGACGCCCTCCATGTTGGCACCCATGCctcatcaacaacaatatcaaATGTCGCCCAGTTTTGGTAGTGATCAGTCATTCAATAATGCATTTGGAAATCTGAATGGCCAGAACAACAATTCCTCAGCAG ATGTGGGTGCGAGCTTCTTTGGCGAGATTCTTCAGCCTCAAAACAAGCCCAACGGTGCGAATGGTCACTCAGGAACCGTGGATCCGGCTTCGGGCAAGCTCGTGGCCGGGGATTTGGATGCCAGTCTGGCCAACCTGACCTCAAATCTAAACCTCGCTTCAGGGGGTTCCAA AAGATCTATGGGAATGAATCAACGGGCTCGAGGTCCGCCCATGGCCGCTGGTGCGAACGCCTCGTCTCGTTTGGGCCAACCCCCGCAATTTCCATGCTGA